Proteins encoded together in one Festucalex cinctus isolate MCC-2025b chromosome 8, RoL_Fcin_1.0, whole genome shotgun sequence window:
- the asb14a gene encoding LOW QUALITY PROTEIN: dynein axonemal heavy chain 12 (The sequence of the model RefSeq protein was modified relative to this genomic sequence to represent the inferred CDS: substituted 1 base at 1 genomic stop codon) gives MKDDEDDVAAMQSSIQQSLLDANKNKQVRTSRFANLLGXHDCTDADIDSLFAAIRQGQVKLVEDASVRRKELFARTDVRGWTALHEASAQSNPSILQLAYAASGDDAAARRTARGETALFLAAERGLADNADFLLGRGARPDAQNRDRESPLLVAVRSGRLDLARLLLRRGAAVEQAGLHERRPLHEASRLGHAEMARLLLEGGARPDAPSRFGLTPLALAAQAGHRRLLEILIGEGADVLSQAQDEASVLYESCAGGDASVAALLLEHGADANVAKQSGHLPIHRAAHRGHLQVLKLLIPVTSMENIYNSGMSPLHSAAAGGHAHCIKALLDAGFDPNYMLHPSVRRGYDDERKSALFFAVSNNDVPSVRLLLEAGAMTNQDPVKCLQVALRVDNYELIKLLLRYGANVNFYSRINTTHFPSALQYALNDEVVVRMLCNYGYHVERCFDCPYGNGSHVPEDYEGWTNTVIKDTMFCEVITVSWLKHLSGHVVRVLLDYVDHVTLCSKLKAAIMEQQQWGDICRLQENARPLQHLCRLRIRSCLGRLRLRSPAFMSFLPLPLPPPLKDYVLYREYDLSEHT, from the exons ATGAAGGACGATGAAGACGACGTGGCGGCGATGCAGTCCAGCATCCAACAAAGTCTGCTGGACgccaacaaaaacaagcaagtcCGCACAAGCAGGTTTGCTAACTTGCTAGGTTAGCATGA CTGTACGGATGCAGACATCGATTCCTTATTTGCTGCTATAAGACAAG GTCAGGTGAAGCTGGTGGAGGACGCGAGCGTCCGGCGCAAAGAGCTGTTCGCGCGGACGGACGTCCGAGGATGGACGGCGCTCCACGAGGCTTCGGCGCAGAGCAACCCGAGCATCCTGCAGCTCGCTTACGCAG cGTCGGGCGACGACGCGGCGGCTCGGCGGACGGCGCGAGGCGAGACGGCGCTTTTCCTGGCGGCGGAGCGCGGCCTGGCGGACAACGCCGACTTCCTGCTGGGACGCGGGGCCCGGCCCGACGCGCAGAACCGGGACCGGGAGTCGCCGCTGCTCGTGG CGGTCCGCTCGGGGCGCCTGGACCTGGCCCGGCTGCTGCTGCGGAGGGGCGCGGCCGTGGAGCAGGCGGGGCTCCACGAGCGCCGGCCCCTCCACGAGGCCTCGCGGCTGGGCCACGCGGAGATGGCGAGGCTGCTGCTGGAGGGCGGGGCCCGGCCCGACGCGCCGAGCCGCTTCGGACTCACGCCGCTGGCTCTGGCCGCTCAGGCGGGACACCGGCGCCTTCTGGAGATCCTCATCGGCGAAG GCGCCGACGTGCTGTCGCAGGCTCAGGACGAGGCGTCGGTGCTGTACGAGTCGTGCGCCGGCGGCGACGCTTCGGTGGCGGCGCTGCTGCTGGAACACGGCGCCGACGCCAACGTGGCCAAGCAGAGCGGACACCTGCCCATACACCGCGCCGCGCACAGGGGACACCTGCA AGTTCTCAAGCTGCTCATTCCGGTAACTTCCATGGAAAACATTTACAACAGTGGAATGAGTCCACTGCACAGCGCCGCGGCTGGCGGGCACGCGCACTGCATCAAG GCGCTGCTGGACGCGGGTTTCGACCCCAACTACATGTTGCATCCGAGCGTGCGTCGCGGCTACGACGACGAGAGGAAGTCGGCGCTCTTCTTCGCCGTGTCCAATAACGACGTCCCGTCAGTGCGCCTCCTTCTGGAGGCCGGCGCCATGACCAACCAGGACCCCGTCAAGTGTCTGCAG gTGGCTCTGCGTGTCGACAACTACGAGTTGATCAAATTGTTGCTGCGTTACGGCGCCAACGTCAACTTTTACTCGAGAATCAACACCACGCACTTCCCCTCGGCCCTTCAGTACGCCCTCAACGACGAG GTGGTCGTGAGGATGCTGTGTAACTATGGTTACCACGTGGAGCGTTGCTTCGACTGTCCCTACGGCAACGGGTCGCACGTCCCTGAGGACTACGAGGGCTGGACCAACACTGTCATCAAGGACACCATG TTCTGCGAGGTGATCACGGTGTCGTGGCTGAAGCACCTGTCCGGCCACGTGGTCCGGGTTCTGTTGGACTACGTGGATCACGTGACCCTGTGCAGCAAACTGAAGGCGGCGATCATGGAGCAGCAGCAGTGGGGCGACATCTGCAGGCTGCAAG AGAACGCTCGGCCCCTGCAGCATCTGTGCCGCCTGCGCATCCGCAGCTGCCTGGGCCGCCTGCGTCTGCGCTCTCCCGCCTTCATGAGCTTCctgccgctgccgctgccgccgccgctcaAGGATTACGTCTTGTATCGCGAGTACGACCTGAGTGAACACACGTGA
- the ip6k1 gene encoding inositol hexakisphosphate kinase 1 isoform X1: MHPAGGGAVCPPGAMCLPHANSMDSKLQGAGPGGGTPLPSRGGGGVPLEPFMHQVGGHSSMMRYDDHTVCKPLISREQRFYESLPPEMKEFTPEYKGVVLVCFEGDSDGYINLVAYPYGDSHPAEAGGGGGEQQEERQPAEREQPRRKHSRRSLRRSSSSSERCDAHDAHSADGELKSPRLESKIHVDLPFHMLDWNSGLSSEKMGHNPWSLRCHRQQLSRMRSESKDRKLFKFLLLENVVHHFSYPCILDLKMGTRQHGDDASEEKAARQMKKCEQSTSATLGVRLCGMQVYQLSTGHYLCRNKYYGRGLSAEGLGQALRQYMHNGRGLRRDLFEPILGKLRSLKAVLERQASYRFYSSSLLVIYEGKKPDTPAGFNPGQLVARQNTPEEPRGGNPGPPPPTTPPPPPPLAGDAPCAEDPPAHPAPQEQPPLVEVRMIDFAHSTFKGFRGDTAVHDGPDRGYVLGLESLIRILEGLRADANQ; this comes from the exons ATG CATCCCGCAGGTGGAGGTGCGGTTTGTCCGCCAGGAGCCATGTGCCTCCCGCACGCCAACAGCATGGACAGCAAGCTGCAGGGGGCGGGGCCAGGGGGCGGCACACCACTTCCAtcccgaggaggaggaggcgttcCGCTGGAGCCTTTTATGCACCAG gtgggCGGTCACAGCAGCATGATGCGCTACGACGACCACACGGTGTGCAAGCCTCTGATCAGCAGGGAGCAGCGCTTCTACGAATCGTTGCCTCCGGAGATGAAGGAGTTCACGCCCGAGTACAAAG GCGTGGTGTTGGTGTGCTTCGAGGGCGACTCTGACGGCTACATCAACCTGGTGGCCTACCCGTACGGCGACAGCCACCCGGCcgaggcgggcggcggcggcggcgagcagCAGGAAGAGCGCCAGCCGGCCGAGCGCGAGCAGCCGCGGCGGAAGCACTCGCGCCGCAGCCTCcgccgctcctcctcctcctcggagCGCTGCGACGCGCACGACGCCCATTCCGCCGACGG CGAGCTGAAGAGTCCGCGTTTGGAGTCGAAGATCCACGTGGACCTTCCCTTCCACATGCTGGACTGGAACAGCGGGCTGAGCTCGGAGAAGATGGGACACAACCCTTGGAGCCTCCGCTGCCACAGGCAGCAGCTCAGCCGCATGCGCTCCGAGTCCAAAGACCGCAAGCTCTTCA AGTTCCTGCTGCTGGAGAACGTGGTCCACCACTTCTCGTACCCGTGCATCCTGGACCTGAAGATGGGCACCCGGCAGCACGGCGACGACGCCTCGGAGGAGAAGGCGGCCCGGCAGATGAAGAAGTGCGAGCAGAGCACCTCGGCCACGCTGGGGGTGCGACTGTGCGGCATGCAG GTGTACCAGCTGAGCACGGGCCACTACCTCTGCAGGAACAAGTACTACGGGCGGGGCCTGTCGGCCGAGGGCTTGGGCCAGGCCCTGCGGCAGTACATGCACAACGGGCGGGGCCTGAGGCGGGACCTCTTTGAGCCCATCCTCGGCAAGCTGCGCAGCCTCAAGGCGGTGCTGGAGCGCCAGGCGTCCTACCGCTTCTACTCGTCCTCGCTGCTCGTCATCTACGAGGGCAAG AAGCCCGACACTCCCGCCGGTTTCAACCCCGGCCAGCTGGTCGCCAGGCAGAATACCCCCGAGGAGCCCCGCGGCGGCAATCCGGGACCCCCGCCGCCGACgacgccgcctcctcctcctcctctggcCGGCGACGCCCCCTGCGCCGAGGACCCCCCGGCCCATCCGGCGCCCCAGGAGCAGCCCCCTCTGGTGGAGGTTCGCATGATCGACTTCGCCCACTCCACCTTCAAGGGTTTCCGTGGCGACACGGCGGTCCACGACGGGCCCGACCGGGGCTACGTGCTGGGCCTGGAGAGCCTGATCCGGATCCTGGAGGGTCTGCGGGCCGACGCCAATCAGTGA
- the ip6k1 gene encoding inositol hexakisphosphate kinase 1 isoform X2, with translation MHPAGGGAVCPPGAMCLPHANSMDSKLQGAGPGGGTPLPSRGGGGVPLEPFMHQVGGHSSMMRYDDHTVCKPLISREQRFYESLPPEMKEFTPEYKGVVLVCFEGDSDGYINLVAYPYGDSHPAEAGGGGGEQQEERQPAEREQPRRKHSRRSLRRSSSSSERCDAHDAHSADGELKSPRLESKIHVDLPFHMLDWNSGLSSEKMGHNPWSLRCHRQQLSRMRSESKDRKLFKFLLLENVVHHFSYPCILDLKMGTRQHGDDASEEKAARQMKKCEQSTSATLGVRLCGMQLSTGHYLCRNKYYGRGLSAEGLGQALRQYMHNGRGLRRDLFEPILGKLRSLKAVLERQASYRFYSSSLLVIYEGKKPDTPAGFNPGQLVARQNTPEEPRGGNPGPPPPTTPPPPPPLAGDAPCAEDPPAHPAPQEQPPLVEVRMIDFAHSTFKGFRGDTAVHDGPDRGYVLGLESLIRILEGLRADANQ, from the exons ATG CATCCCGCAGGTGGAGGTGCGGTTTGTCCGCCAGGAGCCATGTGCCTCCCGCACGCCAACAGCATGGACAGCAAGCTGCAGGGGGCGGGGCCAGGGGGCGGCACACCACTTCCAtcccgaggaggaggaggcgttcCGCTGGAGCCTTTTATGCACCAG gtgggCGGTCACAGCAGCATGATGCGCTACGACGACCACACGGTGTGCAAGCCTCTGATCAGCAGGGAGCAGCGCTTCTACGAATCGTTGCCTCCGGAGATGAAGGAGTTCACGCCCGAGTACAAAG GCGTGGTGTTGGTGTGCTTCGAGGGCGACTCTGACGGCTACATCAACCTGGTGGCCTACCCGTACGGCGACAGCCACCCGGCcgaggcgggcggcggcggcggcgagcagCAGGAAGAGCGCCAGCCGGCCGAGCGCGAGCAGCCGCGGCGGAAGCACTCGCGCCGCAGCCTCcgccgctcctcctcctcctcggagCGCTGCGACGCGCACGACGCCCATTCCGCCGACGG CGAGCTGAAGAGTCCGCGTTTGGAGTCGAAGATCCACGTGGACCTTCCCTTCCACATGCTGGACTGGAACAGCGGGCTGAGCTCGGAGAAGATGGGACACAACCCTTGGAGCCTCCGCTGCCACAGGCAGCAGCTCAGCCGCATGCGCTCCGAGTCCAAAGACCGCAAGCTCTTCA AGTTCCTGCTGCTGGAGAACGTGGTCCACCACTTCTCGTACCCGTGCATCCTGGACCTGAAGATGGGCACCCGGCAGCACGGCGACGACGCCTCGGAGGAGAAGGCGGCCCGGCAGATGAAGAAGTGCGAGCAGAGCACCTCGGCCACGCTGGGGGTGCGACTGTGCGGCATGCAG CTGAGCACGGGCCACTACCTCTGCAGGAACAAGTACTACGGGCGGGGCCTGTCGGCCGAGGGCTTGGGCCAGGCCCTGCGGCAGTACATGCACAACGGGCGGGGCCTGAGGCGGGACCTCTTTGAGCCCATCCTCGGCAAGCTGCGCAGCCTCAAGGCGGTGCTGGAGCGCCAGGCGTCCTACCGCTTCTACTCGTCCTCGCTGCTCGTCATCTACGAGGGCAAG AAGCCCGACACTCCCGCCGGTTTCAACCCCGGCCAGCTGGTCGCCAGGCAGAATACCCCCGAGGAGCCCCGCGGCGGCAATCCGGGACCCCCGCCGCCGACgacgccgcctcctcctcctcctctggcCGGCGACGCCCCCTGCGCCGAGGACCCCCCGGCCCATCCGGCGCCCCAGGAGCAGCCCCCTCTGGTGGAGGTTCGCATGATCGACTTCGCCCACTCCACCTTCAAGGGTTTCCGTGGCGACACGGCGGTCCACGACGGGCCCGACCGGGGCTACGTGCTGGGCCTGGAGAGCCTGATCCGGATCCTGGAGGGTCTGCGGGCCGACGCCAATCAGTGA
- the ip6k1 gene encoding inositol hexakisphosphate kinase 1 isoform X3, which produces MCLPHANSMDSKLQGAGPGGGTPLPSRGGGGVPLEPFMHQVGGHSSMMRYDDHTVCKPLISREQRFYESLPPEMKEFTPEYKGVVLVCFEGDSDGYINLVAYPYGDSHPAEAGGGGGEQQEERQPAEREQPRRKHSRRSLRRSSSSSERCDAHDAHSADGELKSPRLESKIHVDLPFHMLDWNSGLSSEKMGHNPWSLRCHRQQLSRMRSESKDRKLFKFLLLENVVHHFSYPCILDLKMGTRQHGDDASEEKAARQMKKCEQSTSATLGVRLCGMQVYQLSTGHYLCRNKYYGRGLSAEGLGQALRQYMHNGRGLRRDLFEPILGKLRSLKAVLERQASYRFYSSSLLVIYEGKKPDTPAGFNPGQLVARQNTPEEPRGGNPGPPPPTTPPPPPPLAGDAPCAEDPPAHPAPQEQPPLVEVRMIDFAHSTFKGFRGDTAVHDGPDRGYVLGLESLIRILEGLRADANQ; this is translated from the exons ATGTGCCTCCCGCACGCCAACAGCATGGACAGCAAGCTGCAGGGGGCGGGGCCAGGGGGCGGCACACCACTTCCAtcccgaggaggaggaggcgttcCGCTGGAGCCTTTTATGCACCAG gtgggCGGTCACAGCAGCATGATGCGCTACGACGACCACACGGTGTGCAAGCCTCTGATCAGCAGGGAGCAGCGCTTCTACGAATCGTTGCCTCCGGAGATGAAGGAGTTCACGCCCGAGTACAAAG GCGTGGTGTTGGTGTGCTTCGAGGGCGACTCTGACGGCTACATCAACCTGGTGGCCTACCCGTACGGCGACAGCCACCCGGCcgaggcgggcggcggcggcggcgagcagCAGGAAGAGCGCCAGCCGGCCGAGCGCGAGCAGCCGCGGCGGAAGCACTCGCGCCGCAGCCTCcgccgctcctcctcctcctcggagCGCTGCGACGCGCACGACGCCCATTCCGCCGACGG CGAGCTGAAGAGTCCGCGTTTGGAGTCGAAGATCCACGTGGACCTTCCCTTCCACATGCTGGACTGGAACAGCGGGCTGAGCTCGGAGAAGATGGGACACAACCCTTGGAGCCTCCGCTGCCACAGGCAGCAGCTCAGCCGCATGCGCTCCGAGTCCAAAGACCGCAAGCTCTTCA AGTTCCTGCTGCTGGAGAACGTGGTCCACCACTTCTCGTACCCGTGCATCCTGGACCTGAAGATGGGCACCCGGCAGCACGGCGACGACGCCTCGGAGGAGAAGGCGGCCCGGCAGATGAAGAAGTGCGAGCAGAGCACCTCGGCCACGCTGGGGGTGCGACTGTGCGGCATGCAG GTGTACCAGCTGAGCACGGGCCACTACCTCTGCAGGAACAAGTACTACGGGCGGGGCCTGTCGGCCGAGGGCTTGGGCCAGGCCCTGCGGCAGTACATGCACAACGGGCGGGGCCTGAGGCGGGACCTCTTTGAGCCCATCCTCGGCAAGCTGCGCAGCCTCAAGGCGGTGCTGGAGCGCCAGGCGTCCTACCGCTTCTACTCGTCCTCGCTGCTCGTCATCTACGAGGGCAAG AAGCCCGACACTCCCGCCGGTTTCAACCCCGGCCAGCTGGTCGCCAGGCAGAATACCCCCGAGGAGCCCCGCGGCGGCAATCCGGGACCCCCGCCGCCGACgacgccgcctcctcctcctcctctggcCGGCGACGCCCCCTGCGCCGAGGACCCCCCGGCCCATCCGGCGCCCCAGGAGCAGCCCCCTCTGGTGGAGGTTCGCATGATCGACTTCGCCCACTCCACCTTCAAGGGTTTCCGTGGCGACACGGCGGTCCACGACGGGCCCGACCGGGGCTACGTGCTGGGCCTGGAGAGCCTGATCCGGATCCTGGAGGGTCTGCGGGCCGACGCCAATCAGTGA